In Solanum lycopersicum chromosome 5, SLM_r2.1, the following are encoded in one genomic region:
- the LOC101260136 gene encoding 30S ribosomal protein S13, with translation MAQTLATPVLPSLSLICNTSSISKHSSLSFSTPTSFPKTAGLVIKCVRVGGVEVPNNKRVEFSLQYIHGIGRTTARQILVDLQMENKVMKDMSEEELITLREEVSKYMIEGDLRRFNALAIRRLKEIQCYRGVRHIQGLPCRGQRTKNNCRTLKGKKVAIAGKKKAPR, from the exons ATGGCGCAAACACTAGCAACTCCTGTACTTCCTTCTCTTTCCCTTATCTGCAACACATCTTCCATCTCCAAGCACAGTTCCCTCTCTTTTTCTACTCCCACATCTTTTCCAAAG ACTGCAGGTTTGGTTATAAAGTGTGTGCGTGTGGGAGGAGTGGAAGTTCCAAACAACAAAAGAGTTGAGTTCTCTTTGCAATACATTCATGGAATTGGCCGCACCACTGCACGCCAGATTCTGGTAGACCTTCAAATGGAGAACAAAGTGATGAAAGACATGTCGGAAGAGGAACTTATCACTCTTCGTGAAGAAGTCTCTAAGTACATGATTGAAGGAGACCTT AGGAGATTCAATGCTCTTGCCATTAGGAGGTTGAAGGAGATTCAGTGCTATAGAGGAGTAAGGCACATCCAAGGATTGCCTTGCAGAGGACAACGAACAAAGAACAATTGCCGTACTTTGAAGGGCAAGAAAGTAGCAATTGCAGGGAAGAAGAAGGCACCTCGTTAA